One genomic segment of Paraburkholderia caffeinilytica includes these proteins:
- the prfA gene encoding peptide chain release factor 1 yields MKTSMQRKLDQLTIRLAELNDLLSREDITSNLDQYRKLTREHAELGPVVEHYALWRHAMNDAATAQELLADTSMRDFAEEEIRTARERMEKLGAELQKMLLPKDPNDDRNIFLEIRAGTGGDESALFAGDLLRMYLRFAERNRWQVEMMSASESDLGGYKEVIVRIAGEAAYSKLKFESGGHRVQRVPATETQGRIHTSACTVAVMPEADEIGEVEINPADLRIDTFRASGAGGQHINKTDSAVRVTHLPTGIVVECQDDRSQHKNKDRALKVLAARIKDKQSHEQQAKEAATRKSLIGSGDRSERIRTYNFPQGRLTDHRINLTLYRLDAIMDGDLDELIAALVSEHQAELLASLGDAD; encoded by the coding sequence ATGAAAACGAGCATGCAACGCAAGCTCGACCAGCTCACTATCCGGCTGGCCGAACTGAACGATCTGTTGAGCCGCGAGGACATCACCTCGAATCTCGACCAATACCGCAAGCTCACGCGTGAACACGCCGAGCTCGGGCCGGTCGTCGAGCATTACGCACTGTGGCGCCACGCGATGAACGACGCGGCGACCGCGCAGGAATTGCTGGCGGACACGTCGATGCGCGACTTCGCGGAAGAGGAAATCCGCACGGCTCGCGAGCGGATGGAAAAACTCGGTGCCGAATTGCAGAAAATGCTGCTGCCGAAAGACCCGAACGACGATCGCAACATCTTCCTCGAAATCCGCGCCGGCACGGGTGGCGACGAATCGGCGCTGTTCGCGGGCGATTTGCTGCGCATGTACCTGCGCTTCGCCGAGCGCAATCGCTGGCAGGTCGAGATGATGTCGGCGAGCGAATCGGACCTCGGCGGCTACAAGGAAGTGATCGTGCGGATCGCCGGCGAGGCGGCCTATTCCAAGCTCAAGTTCGAGTCGGGCGGCCATCGCGTGCAACGCGTACCCGCCACCGAAACGCAGGGCCGCATTCACACCTCGGCGTGCACGGTCGCGGTGATGCCGGAAGCGGACGAAATCGGCGAAGTCGAAATCAATCCGGCCGATCTGCGCATCGACACGTTCCGCGCGTCTGGCGCGGGCGGACAGCACATCAACAAGACCGACTCGGCGGTGCGCGTCACGCACTTGCCGACGGGCATCGTCGTCGAATGTCAGGACGACCGGTCGCAGCACAAGAACAAGGATCGCGCGCTGAAGGTGTTGGCCGCGCGCATCAAGGACAAGCAGTCGCACGAGCAGCAGGCGAAGGAAGCCGCCACGCGCAAGAGCCTGATCGGCTCGGGCGATCGCTCGGAGCGGATTCGCACCTACAACTTCCCGCAAGGACGTCTGACGGATCACCGGATCAATCTGACGCTGTATCGCCTGGACGCGATCATGGACGGCGATCTCGACGAATTGATCGCGGCTTTGGTGAGCGAGCATCAAGCCGAGTTGCTGGCATCGCTGGGCGACGCGGACTAA
- the prmC gene encoding peptide chain release factor N(5)-glutamine methyltransferase: MDPITPAALLRASPLPSLEARILLTHVLGWRHTQLITRSDEALDGTIVERYRNLEARRVAGEPVAQLVGVREFFGLDFEVTPDVLIPRPETELLVETALAAMENVSRPRVLDLGTGTGAIAVAIASMRPDAPVWALDRSAEALTVATRNAARLLDAKRPGGAVNLRQSDWYSSLDTALRFDVIVSNPPYIASGDPHLSEGDLRFEPRGALTDEADGLSAIRKIVAGAPARLAANGVLWIEHGYDQAQAGRDLLTSQGFADVRSEQDLAGIERISGGRWPG; this comes from the coding sequence ATGGATCCCATCACGCCCGCCGCGCTGTTGCGCGCCTCGCCGCTGCCGTCGCTCGAAGCGCGGATTCTGCTCACGCACGTGCTCGGCTGGCGGCATACGCAATTGATTACACGCAGCGATGAGGCGCTCGACGGCACCATAGTCGAGCGATACCGGAATCTGGAAGCGCGGCGTGTCGCCGGTGAACCGGTGGCGCAACTGGTCGGCGTGCGCGAATTTTTTGGGCTTGATTTCGAAGTGACACCGGACGTGCTGATTCCACGTCCCGAAACCGAATTGCTGGTCGAAACGGCGTTGGCTGCAATGGAAAACGTCTCACGGCCGCGCGTGCTCGATCTGGGCACCGGCACCGGTGCGATCGCCGTGGCCATTGCGTCGATGCGGCCCGACGCGCCGGTCTGGGCGCTCGACCGTTCCGCCGAAGCGCTGACGGTGGCCACACGCAACGCCGCGCGCCTGCTGGATGCCAAACGCCCCGGCGGCGCCGTGAACCTGCGGCAAAGCGACTGGTACAGCTCGCTCGACACGGCGTTGCGCTTTGACGTGATCGTCAGCAATCCGCCGTATATCGCGAGCGGCGATCCGCATCTGTCTGAAGGCGATCTGCGCTTCGAGCCGCGCGGCGCGCTCACCGACGAAGCCGACGGCCTCAGCGCGATCCGCAAGATCGTCGCGGGCGCGCCCGCACGTTTGGCCGCCAATGGCGTATTGTGGATCGAACACGGATACGATCAGGCGCAGGCCGGGCGCGACCTGCTGACGTCACAAGGTTTTGCAGACGTCCGCTCGGAGCAGGATCTCGCCGGCATCGAGCGAATCAGCGGCGGACGGTGGCCCGGCTGA
- the grxD gene encoding Grx4 family monothiol glutaredoxin — protein sequence MDTQQRIKQIVDENSVVLFMKGTAQFPMCGFSGRAIQILKACGVNEIKTVNVLEDDEVRQGIKQFSNWPTIPQLYVKGEFVGGSDIMMEMYESGELQQLFAAA from the coding sequence ATGGATACGCAACAACGCATCAAGCAAATCGTCGACGAAAACAGTGTCGTGCTCTTCATGAAGGGCACCGCCCAGTTCCCGATGTGCGGCTTTTCCGGCCGCGCCATCCAGATTCTGAAGGCGTGTGGCGTTAACGAAATCAAAACCGTCAACGTGCTCGAAGACGACGAAGTCCGCCAGGGCATCAAGCAGTTCTCGAACTGGCCGACCATTCCGCAGCTCTACGTGAAGGGCGAATTCGTCGGCGGCTCGGACATCATGATGGAAATGTACGAATCGGGCGAACTGCAGCAACTGTTCGCCGCGGCTTAA
- a CDS encoding UbiX family flavin prenyltransferase: protein METRAAAPRRLIVAITGATGAIYGIRLLETLRKRGGVESHLLISSAGWLNIQHELQLSKEDVHPLADVVHSVRDVGASIASGSFATDGMVVAPCSMKTLASVAHGFSDNLITRAADVTLKERRRLVLLVRETPFNLAHLRNMTAVTEMGGVIFPPLPAFYNHPASIDEMVDHTVARVLDLFAWGPAMSPAWQGLRDTQE from the coding sequence ATGGAAACACGCGCTGCAGCGCCACGCCGGCTGATCGTCGCGATCACCGGCGCAACCGGCGCCATCTACGGCATCCGGTTGCTCGAGACGTTGCGCAAGCGGGGCGGCGTCGAAAGCCATCTGCTGATATCGAGTGCCGGGTGGCTCAATATCCAGCACGAACTCCAATTGAGCAAAGAAGACGTGCATCCGCTCGCGGATGTCGTCCATTCGGTGCGCGACGTCGGCGCAAGCATCGCATCAGGTTCGTTCGCCACCGACGGCATGGTGGTCGCCCCCTGCTCGATGAAGACGCTGGCAAGCGTCGCACACGGTTTTTCCGACAACCTGATCACCCGCGCCGCCGATGTCACGCTCAAGGAGCGCCGCCGGCTCGTCCTTCTCGTGCGCGAAACGCCGTTCAACCTCGCGCATCTGCGCAATATGACGGCCGTCACCGAAATGGGCGGCGTGATCTTCCCGCCCTTGCCCGCGTTCTACAACCACCCGGCCTCGATCGACGAAATGGTCGATCACACGGTGGCGCGCGTGTTGGATCTGTTCGCGTGGGGACCGGCCATGTCGCCCGCATGGCAAGGGTTGCGCGACACGCAGGAGTAA
- a CDS encoding DODA-type extradiol aromatic ring-opening family dioxygenase, whose translation MTRLPSLFLSHGAPTLPIDPSLPSAEFGALSAQLPRPETVLMLSAHWGTAQPVASTSTSPETIHDFYGFPRQLYEIQYPAPGAPDLARRAAVLLGENGILADAQPHGLDHGAWVPMLLMFPDADVPVAQLSIQPHLDAAHHFRVGRALRSLKDDGVMVIGSGQITHNLRAADFSARPEDADPRVAEFTDWFEARLAAHDIDALLDYRRLAPHAVLMHPTDEHLLPVFAALGAADDDYSLAIQSLGTYQRSLAMTNYVFGTA comes from the coding sequence ATGACTCGCTTACCGTCGCTATTCCTTTCCCACGGCGCGCCTACGCTGCCGATCGATCCGTCCCTGCCGTCCGCCGAATTCGGCGCGCTGTCGGCGCAATTGCCGCGCCCTGAGACCGTGCTGATGCTGTCGGCCCATTGGGGCACGGCGCAACCGGTTGCGAGCACGTCCACGTCGCCCGAGACCATCCACGATTTCTACGGCTTCCCGCGCCAACTGTATGAGATTCAGTATCCGGCTCCCGGCGCCCCCGATCTGGCACGCCGTGCCGCGGTGCTGCTCGGCGAAAACGGCATCCTCGCCGACGCCCAGCCGCACGGGCTCGACCACGGCGCGTGGGTCCCCATGCTGCTGATGTTCCCGGACGCCGACGTACCGGTCGCGCAACTGTCGATCCAGCCGCACCTGGACGCCGCCCATCACTTTCGTGTGGGTCGCGCGCTGCGCTCGCTGAAAGATGACGGCGTGATGGTGATCGGCTCGGGCCAGATCACGCACAACCTGCGCGCCGCGGACTTTTCCGCGCGCCCGGAAGACGCCGATCCGCGCGTGGCCGAATTCACCGACTGGTTCGAGGCCAGGCTCGCCGCGCACGATATCGACGCCTTGCTCGACTACCGCCGTCTGGCGCCGCACGCGGTCCTGATGCATCCGACCGACGAGCACCTGCTGCCCGTGTTCGCGGCACTAGGTGCGGCGGACGACGACTATTCGCTGGCGATTCAGTCGCTCGGAACCTATCAGCGCTCGCTCGCCATGACGAATTACGTGTTCGGCACCGCCTGA
- a CDS encoding APC family permease, protein MKSSIQRNIGPVALLLTGLGSIIGSGWLFGAWKAAKIAGPAAICAWVIGAVVILAIALTYAELGAMFPESGGMVRYARYSHGALVGFISAWANWIAIVSVIPIEAEASIQYMSTWPYPWAHALFVDGSLTTNGLLLSAALVIIYFLLNYWGVKLFARANSAITVFKFLIPGATIAGLMLSGFHKENFGEVSTFAPYGWSAVLTAVSTSGIVFAFNGFQSPINLAGEARNPARSVPFAVIGSILLALVIYVLLQVAYIGAVSPSDVMKGWSHFNFASPFAELAIALNLNWLAILLYVDAFVSPSGTGTTYMATTTRMIYAMERNNTMPKMFGNVHPFYGVPRQAMWFNLLVSFIFLFFFRGWSSLAAVISVATVISYLTGPISLMALRRAATDLERPLHIPGMQLIAPFAFVCASLILYWAKWPLTGEIILLMVVALPVYFYFQAKSGFGGWGRDLKAAWWLVAYLPVMAILSLIGSKEFGGYGILPYGWDMLVVAVLSLVFYYWGVHSGYRSEYLEERQTHDEVLEGIGAH, encoded by the coding sequence GTGAAAAGTTCTATACAACGGAACATCGGACCGGTCGCGCTGTTGCTGACCGGCTTGGGTTCAATCATCGGATCGGGTTGGCTGTTCGGCGCGTGGAAGGCCGCAAAAATTGCAGGCCCGGCTGCCATTTGTGCATGGGTCATCGGGGCGGTCGTGATTCTTGCGATTGCATTGACCTATGCGGAGCTCGGCGCGATGTTCCCGGAGTCAGGCGGCATGGTGCGTTATGCGCGCTATTCGCACGGCGCGCTGGTCGGGTTCATCAGTGCGTGGGCCAACTGGATCGCCATTGTCTCGGTGATTCCTATCGAGGCTGAAGCATCCATCCAATATATGAGCACCTGGCCGTATCCATGGGCGCATGCGCTATTCGTGGACGGGTCATTAACGACCAATGGGCTATTACTGTCCGCCGCTCTCGTAATCATTTATTTCCTGCTGAACTACTGGGGCGTGAAGTTGTTCGCGCGCGCCAATTCGGCGATCACGGTCTTCAAGTTCCTGATTCCGGGTGCGACCATCGCTGGCCTGATGCTGTCGGGTTTCCACAAGGAAAACTTCGGCGAGGTGAGTACCTTTGCACCGTATGGCTGGTCGGCTGTGCTGACAGCCGTGTCGACGAGCGGCATCGTGTTCGCCTTCAACGGTTTCCAGAGCCCGATCAACCTCGCGGGTGAAGCGCGCAATCCGGCGAGAAGCGTGCCGTTCGCAGTGATCGGCTCGATCCTGCTGGCGCTGGTGATCTACGTGCTGCTGCAGGTCGCGTACATCGGCGCAGTGAGCCCGAGCGACGTGATGAAGGGCTGGAGCCACTTCAATTTCGCTTCGCCGTTTGCCGAACTGGCCATCGCGCTGAACCTGAACTGGCTGGCTATCCTGCTGTACGTCGACGCGTTCGTCAGCCCGAGCGGTACCGGCACGACCTACATGGCGACCACCACCCGCATGATCTACGCCATGGAGCGCAACAACACGATGCCGAAGATGTTCGGCAACGTGCACCCGTTCTACGGCGTGCCGCGTCAGGCGATGTGGTTCAACCTGCTGGTGTCGTTTATTTTCCTGTTCTTCTTCCGTGGCTGGAGCTCGTTGGCCGCGGTGATCTCGGTTGCGACCGTGATTTCGTACCTGACCGGCCCGATCAGCCTGATGGCGCTGCGCCGCGCGGCGACGGATCTGGAGCGCCCGCTGCACATTCCGGGCATGCAACTCATTGCGCCGTTCGCTTTCGTGTGCGCGTCGCTGATCCTGTACTGGGCGAAATGGCCGCTGACGGGCGAAATCATTCTGCTGATGGTCGTCGCGCTGCCGGTGTACTTCTATTTCCAGGCGAAGTCGGGTTTTGGCGGCTGGGGGCGTGACCTGAAGGCTGCATGGTGGCTTGTGGCCTACCTGCCGGTGATGGCGATTCTGTCGCTGATCGGTAGCAAGGAGTTCGGCGGCTACGGCATTCTGCCGTACGGCTGGGACATGCTGGTGGTGGCCGTGCTCTCGCTGGTGTTCTATTACTGGGGCGTGCATAGCGGCTACCGTTCGGAATACCTCGAGGAACGTCAGACGCACGACGAAGTGCTCGAGGGCATCGGCGCACACTAA
- a CDS encoding cold-shock protein codes for METGTVKWFNDAKGFGFITPDGGGEDLFAHFSEIRTEGFKTLQENQKVTFEVKTGPKGKQAANIKPV; via the coding sequence ATGGAAACCGGTACCGTCAAGTGGTTCAATGACGCAAAGGGCTTTGGCTTCATCACGCCGGACGGCGGCGGCGAAGATCTGTTCGCGCATTTCTCGGAAATCCGCACGGAAGGCTTCAAGACGCTGCAAGAAAACCAAAAGGTTACGTTTGAAGTGAAGACGGGCCCGAAGGGCAAGCAAGCTGCCAACATCAAGCCGGTGTAA